In Equus quagga isolate Etosha38 chromosome 14, UCLA_HA_Equagga_1.0, whole genome shotgun sequence, one DNA window encodes the following:
- the MMP1 gene encoding interstitial collagenase — MLSLPLLLLLLWGMGSHSFPTVPSETREEDVEMVQKYLENYYNLKSDGEQIEKQRHRSPVVEKLKQMQEFFGLKVTGKPDAETLNVMKQPRCGVPDVAEFVLTEGNPRWENTHLTYRIENYTPDLPRADVDQAIEKAFQLWSNVSPLTFTKVSEGQADIMISFVRGDHRDNSPFDGPGGNLAHAFQPGPRIGGDAHFDEDETWTSNFRNYNLYRVAAHEFGHSLGLSHSTDIGALMYPNYFFTGDVQLSQDDINGIQAIYGPSQNPIQPIGPQTPEVCDSKLTFDAITTIRGEVMFFKDRFYMRINPFYPEVELNFISIFWPQLPNGLQAAYEVSHRDEVRFFKGNKYWAVKGQDVLYGYPKDIHRSFGFPSTVKNIDAAVSEEDTGKTYFFVADKYWRYDEYKRSMDAGYPKMIADDFPGIGDKVDAVFQKDGFFYFFHGTRQYKFDPKTKRILTLQKANSWFNCRKN; from the exons ATGCTCAGCcttcctctgctgctgctgctactctGGGGCATGGGCTCTCACAGCTTCCCAACAGTGCCTTCAGAAACACGAGAAGAAGATGTGGAGATGGTCCAG AAATACCTGGAAAACTACTACAACCTGAAGAGTGATGGAGAGCAAATTGAAAAGCAGAGACACAGGAGCCCAGTCGTTGAAAAGCTGAAGCAAATGCAGGAATTCTTTGGGCTGAAAGTGACTGGGAAGCCAGATGCTGAAACCCTGAATGTGATGAAGCAGCCCAGATGCGGGGTGCCTGATGTGGCTGAGTTTGTCCTCACCGAAGGGAACCCTCGGTGGGAGAACACACACCTGACCTACAG gatTGAAAATTACACACCAGATTTACCAAGAGCAGATGTGGACCAGGCCATTGAGAAAGCCTTTCAACTCTGGAGTAATGTCTCACCCCTGACCTTCACTAAAGTCTCTGAGGGTCAAGCGGACATAATGATATCCTTTGTCAGGGGAG ATCATCGTGACAATTCTCCCTTTGATGGACCTGGAGGAAACCTCGCCCATGCTTTTCAGCCAGGCCCACGTATTGGAGGGGATGCTCATTTTGATGAAGATGAAACATGGACCAGCAATTTCAGAA ATTACAACTTGTATCGAGTTGCAGCTCATGAATTTGGCCATTCCCTTGGACTCTCTCATTCTACTGATATTGGGGCTTTGATGTACCCCAACTACTTCTTCACTGGTGATGTTCAGCTATCTCAGGATGACATCAATGGCATCCAGGCCATCTATG GACCTTCCCAAAATCCCATCCAGCCAATTGGCCCACAAACCCCAGAAGTGTGTGATAGTAAGCTAACCTTTGATGCTATAACTACGATTCGGGGAGAAGTGATGTTCTTTAAAGACAG GTTCTACATGCGCATAAATCCTTTCTACCCAGAAGTTGAGctcaatttcatttctattttctggcCACAACTGCCAAATGGACTTCAAGCTGCTTATGAGGTTTCCCATAGAGATGAAGTCCGGTTTTTCAAAG GTAATAAGTACTGGGCTGTTAAGGGGCAGGATGTGCTCTACGGATACCCCAAGGACATCCACAGATCCTTCGGCTTTCCTAGCACTGTGAAGAATATCGATGCTGCTGTTTCTGAGGAAGATACTGGGAAAACGTACTTCTTTGTTGCTGACAAGTACTGGAG GTACGATGAATATAAACGATCTATGGATGCAGGTTATCCCAAAATGATAGCAGATGACTTTCCTGGAATTGGCGACAAAGTTGATGCTGTTTTTCAGAAAGATG gattcttctatttctttcacgGAACAAGGCAATACAAATTTGATCCTAAAACTAAGAGAATTTTGACTCTCCAGAAAGCCAATAGCTGGTTCAACTGCAGAAAAAATTGA